From Bos javanicus breed banteng chromosome 5, ARS-OSU_banteng_1.0, whole genome shotgun sequence, the proteins below share one genomic window:
- the LOC133247121 gene encoding LOW QUALITY PROTEIN: uncharacterized protein LOC133247121 (The sequence of the model RefSeq protein was modified relative to this genomic sequence to represent the inferred CDS: substituted 1 base at 1 genomic stop codon), producing MSQPLRYRIPRLPRPRKRKGPSLPPLPPPAREMPPTSRQLTSETSDEQGTDLPTKQVSQLHIRDTTPPDSLRRRNIPGSLTQATWNAPIPTWGQIKTLCHQAREMTSLQGSPASPEKMFIAMLALLFCQVSASPTPAKYWAYLPDPPTFQVVSWNNEPIWVNTDQPQLLGGFYTSYTKDKYPINFNYTFRGLIDDLPVCFNFPSNPKSFITPTKEGCIGASTKINIIDSSKIDSQSLHHRVVWVLVARLPGILDPYVTLRFTPPPGYSKCYNVAPSDEVWKTIDGHTGYPTWTTCTYSSRIDYRIPGGGNYTIQDWSNLNPGEDPLIKKTFEGRFENWNRIPLPWTTXATRWHTNQFVPPVLSYTAESKTYWQPEIWRALAATAPVSLSRPDNDSTYSVLACLPSPYVFLFTNDSNKLNVCMNYSGGPNVVTCEQCMLSSCLTPQYNVCSFVVLQCPPYLMIPVTVTSHWYDNYGLTVLQQLQDLMRQRQFVGLLILGISALIAAITSVTMAALSLRQQVHTAQYVDAMSKYVSLTLATQEAIDRKLEMRTDTLEEAIMHIGTELQALKVKMALTCHADYRWICMTSLKVNETDYEWEKIKNHVSGVWNSSDIGLDLGKLHNQIQTLEHS from the coding sequence ATGTCTCAGCCCCTCCGATACCGGATTCCACGGCTGCCGCGACCCCGAAAGAGGAAGGGGCCTTCTCTACCTCCGCTTCCCCCACCAGCACGGGAGATGCCACCGACATCAAGACAACTGACTTCAGAGACCTCGGATGAGCAAGGAACGGATCTGCCCACCAAACAGGTGTCTCAGCTTCACATACGGGACACTACTCCCCCTGATTCCCTGCGCCGCAGAAACATCCCAGGCAGCCTAACTCAGGCGACCTGGAATGCCCCCATACCCacttggggacaaataaaaacaCTCTGCCACCAGGCACGGGAAATGACTTCCTTGCAGGGATCTCCAGCTTCTCCTGAGAAAATGTTTATTGCCATGCTTGCTTTGCTTTTCTGCCAGGTAAGCGCCTCCCCTACTCCAGCTAAATATTGGGCATATCTCCCAGACCCTCCAACTTTCCAGGTTGTTTCCTGGAATAATGAGCCTATATGGGTCAACACAGACCAACCTCAGCTTTTGGGAGGATTCTATACTTCTTACACTAAAGATAAATAtcctattaattttaattatacctTCAGGGGATTAATAGACGATCTTCCTGTTTGCTTTAACTTCCCCAGTAATCCAAAGAGTTTTATTACACCCACTAAAGAAGGGTGTATTGGGGcctctacaaaaataaatataatagattCCTCAAAAATAGATTCCCAGTCTTTACATCATCGGGTAGTTTGGGTATTAGTGGCCCGCTTGCCCGGGATCCTTGACCCTTATGTTACCCTGCGTTTTACACCCCCTCCTGGTTATTCAAAGTGCTATAATGTTGCTCCTTCAGATGAAGTGTGGAAGACCATAGATGGTCATACTGGGTATCCGACTTGGACAACTTGTACTTATAGTTCAAGGATTGATTATAGGATACCAGGCGGTGGGAATTATACTATTCAGGACTGGAGCAACCTGAATCCGGGTGAGGATCCATTGATCAAGAAAACATTTGAAGGCAGATTTGAGAATTGGAATAGGATCCCTCTTCCTTGGACTACATAAGCCACTAGATGGCATACTAACCAATTTGTTCCTCCTGTGCTGTCTTATACAGCTGAAAGCAAAACCTATTGGCAACCTGAGATTTGGAGAGCCCTTGCTGCTACTGCCCCTGTTTCTTTATCTCGCCCAGATAACGATTCCacttattctgttttagcttgtTTACCCTcgccttatgttttcctttttactaatgACTCCAACAAACTTAATGTATgcatgaattattcaggtggacctaacgtggtaacttgtgaacaatgtatgctttcatcCTGTTTGacccctcaatataatgtttgctctttTGTGGTGTTACAATGCCCACCCTATCTCATGATACCCGTGACCGTGACCTCCCACTGGTATGACAATTACGGTCTCACCGTGTTACAACAACTGCAAGATTTAATGAGACAACGGCAGTTTGTGGGTCTACTTATTTTgggaatatcagctttaatagcagcaattacttctgttactatGGCAGCATTATCATTGAGGCAACAggtgcatactgcccaatatgttgatgCCATGTCTAAAtatgtttctttaactctagcaacacaggaagctatagacagAAAGTTGGAGATGAGGACTGACACCTTGGAAGAGGCAATTATGCATATTGGaactgagttacaggctttaaaggtgaagatGGCTTTGACATGCCACGCTGATTACAGGTGGATATGCATGACATCTTTGAAGGTAAatgagacagattatgaatgggaaaagattaaaaatcatgtctcaggtgtttggaatagttctgatattggcctggacttagggaaacttcataatcaaatacagaccttggAACACTCTTGA
- the RAB21 gene encoding ras-related protein Rab-21 — MAAAGGGGAAAGRTYSFKVVLLGEGCVGKTSLVLRYCENKFNDKHITTLQASFLTKKLNIGGKRVNLAIWDTAGQERFHALGPIYYRDSNGAILVYDITDEDSFQKVKNWVKELRKMLGNEICLCIVGNKVDLEKERHVSIQEAESYAESVGAKHYHTSAKQNKGIEELFLDLCKRMIETAQVDERAKGNGSSQPGAARRGVQIIDDEPQAQSVGGGCCSSG, encoded by the exons ATGGCTGCggccggcggcggcggggcggcggcggGCCGAACCTACTCGTTCAAGGTGGTGTTGCTGGGGGAAGGCTGCGTGGGGAAGACGTCGCTGGTGCTGCGCTACTGCGAGAACAAGTTCAACGACAAGCACATCACCACCCTGCAG GCATCATTCTtaacaaagaagttaaatattgGTGGGAAGAGAGTAAATCTTGCTATATGG GATACAGCAGGTCAAGAGAGATTCCACGCATTGGGTCCCATTTACTACAGAGATTCAAATGGAGCTATTTTAGTTTATGATATAACAGATGAAGATTCTTTTCAGAAG GTTAAAAACTGGGTGAAAGAATTACGGAAAATGTTGGGAAATGAAATCTGTTTATGTATAGTAG GTAATAAAGTAGACTTGGAGAAGGAGAGACATGTTTCCATTCAAGAAGCAGAATC gtaTGCAGAATCTGTGGGAGCAAAACATTATCACACTTCAGCCAAACAGAACAAAGGAATTGAGGAACTCTTTCTTGATCTTTGTAAAA GAATGATAGAAACTGCACAAGTGGATGAGAGGGCAAAAGGCAATGGCTCCAGTCAGCCAGGAGCTGCAAGGCGAGGTGTACAGATTATTGATGATGAACCTCAAGCCCAGAGCGTTGGCGGAGGGTGCTGTTCTTCTGGATAA